DNA from Mycolicibacterium alvei:
CGGCCATGCCGTAGGACGGCTTGATCGCGGTGGCGGGCAGCCCGTACGGGGCGAACGCGGAGGTGAACTTCTCGACGGCGGCCATGGTGACCGGCTCGGATCCGTTGAGGAGCGTGACCACGTTGGTCATGTCCAGCGTCTCGCCGGCCGGCGGCAGACCGCGTTCGGAAGCCAGCTCGAAGGCGAAGTTCGGGGCAGCGGCGAAGGTGCGCCCGTGGGCCGCCTCCTCGGCCAGTCGCTTGATCCAGCGGTACGGACGGCGGACGAAGGCCATCGGATCCATCAGGCTGATGTGGCCACCGCACAGCGCCGGGAACATGATCATGATCAGGCCCATGTCGTGGTACAGCGGCAGCCAGCTGACACTGCGGATACCGGTGTCGAGGTCGCCGGCCAGGACCATCTGGATGACATTGGTACACACGTTGCGGTGGGTGATCTCCACACCGGCGGGTGTGCGGGTGGATCCCGACGTGTACTGCAGGTAGGCGATGTCGTCGGTGTCGACCTCGGGGCTGACGTACATCTCGGCGAGCGTGTCCGGGACGGCGTCGACCGCGATCATGCGGGGCCGCTCGGCGGCGGGCAGGGTCTTGATGAAGGTGCGGACGGATTCGGCTGCGGCGGTCGTGGTGAGCACCACGGTGGGCTTGGCATCGGCCAGCACCGCGGCCAGTCGCTCGGTGTGACCGGCCAGCGCCGGCGCGAACAGTGGGACGGCGACGTTGCCGGCGTGTACCGCCGCGAAGAAGGCCGCGACGTACTCGACCCCCTGCGGGGCCAGGATCGCCACCCGGTCGCCGGGTTGAGTGACCTGCTGCAACCGTGCGGCGACAGCGCACACCTGTGACCACAGGGCGTTCCAGCTGAGCTCGATGGCTCGGCCGTCGGGATCCGTCGAATAGTCGAGGAAGCGGTAGGACGGCTCGTCCCCGTAGATCAACCGATTGCGATCCAGGAACGACGTGAGAGTGACGCCGTCGGGTACGACGATCGTGCCGTCGTCGCGGACGTAGTTCTCGATATTCGCCGTCGACGAATCAACGGCACTGGTTGTGGAGGGATCCCGACCCATAACCCGTAAGACTAATAGCGGTTCTAATAAAGCCTGGCAGCGCGGTCCGGTGTGGGTTCTCACGCGGTCTCGAAAGTGTGGCGTGCGTCTCTGTTCAGCGGGGTCCGTCGACAGCATAAGTGCCGTTATCGTCGGTGAACTCCACGATCACCCGGCGCAATGTGTTGTTGATCTCAACCGCGCACGTGAACGTCGAGCCGACCCGGACGACCGGATTCTTCCCGTTGTTGCACGCCACCGCGGCGACGCGGTTGGCCCCGTAGCCGTTGATCGGATCGGTCAGGATCTGTGCCACCCCGGCCTCGGCCTGACGGACGTCGAGCCGGGTGCCGTTGGTGTCCGCGCGGCTCCACGCCCAGAGCCCGGCACCGATCACCGCGACTGCCACGACGGCGATCACCGCACCGATGAGCAGGCGTCGGTCCCCGGGGCGGGGGCTGGGCCGCGGCGGCGGCGACGGCGGTGTTGCGGGCCGCGCACGGTGCGGCGGCTGCGGAGGCGACGGCGGTCGGGCCGGTGGGGGCATCCGCACCGGCCGGGGCGGTGGAGCGCCCGGTCGCGGCGTTCCACCCGGCACGGGCGCGCCGCCCGGCCGCGCCCACCATGGCTGTTCGGGGCCGCTCACGGGAACCT
Protein-coding regions in this window:
- a CDS encoding fatty acyl-AMP ligase; the protein is MGRDPSTTSAVDSSTANIENYVRDDGTIVVPDGVTLTSFLDRNRLIYGDEPSYRFLDYSTDPDGRAIELSWNALWSQVCAVAARLQQVTQPGDRVAILAPQGVEYVAAFFAAVHAGNVAVPLFAPALAGHTERLAAVLADAKPTVVLTTTAAAESVRTFIKTLPAAERPRMIAVDAVPDTLAEMYVSPEVDTDDIAYLQYTSGSTRTPAGVEITHRNVCTNVIQMVLAGDLDTGIRSVSWLPLYHDMGLIMIMFPALCGGHISLMDPMAFVRRPYRWIKRLAEEAAHGRTFAAAPNFAFELASERGLPPAGETLDMTNVVTLLNGSEPVTMAAVEKFTSAFAPYGLPATAIKPSYGMAEATLSVASIAPSAAAGAVYLDRDQLSAGRAVTVAPTDNGAVAHVSCGQPIPNQWAVISGPDGDELADRTVGEIWLHGNNVGQGYFGRAEESQRVFGNKLQTRLTTGSHAAEVPDNGHWLATGDLGVYIDGELYLTGRIKDMILIDGRNHYPHDIETTVSAASPAVRSGYVAAFSVNGDRGEELVIVAERAAGAGRAEPGPIVDAIRAAVSRHHQIRVADVRMVAAGVIPRTTSGKLARNACRVEYLNGKFDK
- a CDS encoding DUF4333 domain-containing protein codes for the protein MSGPEQPWWARPGGAPVPGGTPRPGAPPPRPVRMPPPARPPSPPQPPHRARPATPPSPPPRPSPRPGDRRLLIGAVIAVVAVAVIGAGLWAWSRADTNGTRLDVRQAEAGVAQILTDPINGYGANRVAAVACNNGKNPVVRVGSTFTCAVEINNTLRRVIVEFTDDNGTYAVDGPR